The Sulfolobus sp. A20 genomic interval TCAAGACTGATACCATTGCGTCAACATCAAAATCTAATAGAATAGTCCCAGTTACTGCAATGTATTTCCCTTCTGAAAAAGCACCTATTCCGGATACCTTTTTACCATTTATTTCTACGTCATTTTTAGGTCTGAAATTTGCCTTAATTTTAAGCTTATCTAAAGTCCTTATTACACCGTCTGCACATCTTCTCATGGCAACATCTGGGGTTTCTCCTAAAATTGACTTTTCAGCATAGATTTCCCAGCCTAATTGCCATGGTCCCATTACTATAGCTCCCCCACCAGTGGGTCTTCTCCCTACTTCCCATCCCCTCTTCTTTACTTCTTCCAAATTCACCTCCTGCTCTACCGCTTGATGATAGCCTATTAGCACCGCAGGGGGATCAAATATAACAAATCTTAAAATGGGTTTTTCATGAATAGAGAGTGAAGTTAATAGAGCTTCTTCTCCAGCTAATATATAAGCTTGGCTATTTCTCTCAATTAGAAACCTAAATTCTTTCATTTAGGTTAGTTTTAATTAACTTAATATAAAAACTTATCTTTAAAAAACATTCAAATGTGTTTAGGCGTTAAAAAATAGATTTAAAGCCACGAGATAGTATAATAAAATATGTCATCAAATGTTAATGAAGAGGAGTTAATTAAGGAAATTCTCCTTAAATATAAAAATATAGCAACCATAGGGTTCTCAAAAGATCCATCTAAACCAGCTTTTCAAGTTCCAAAATTTTTAATGGAACATGGTTATAATGTAATACCAGTAAATCCTTCAACTAATGAGATCTTAGGTAAGAAATCTTATCCATCGATCCTTGACGTACCAGATAAGGTCGAGGTAGTAGAAATCTTTAGACCTTCTAGTGAAATACCAAAAATTGTTGATCAAATTTTAGAAAGGGTGAAGAGAGTAGGAGATGTAAAAGTTATCTGGATGCAGGAAGGGATAAGACATGATGAGAGTGCTGAAAAGGCTAGAAAAATGGGGTTAATAGTCATTCAAGATAGATGTATGTACAAGGAATATATGAAAAAAATACAGAGAGTATAAATAATCCTCCTCCAGAATCATCGTTAAATAATAGTTAAAGTTTTAATAGTAGAAAATAAAAATATAATTTGATGAGCATAGATACACAAGAAGAGGAAAAAGAAATTATAATAGGATCTCCAGACAGTAAAGAAATAGTAAGGTGTTGCTATAAGATATCAGATACTGACGTAGATTGCTTATTTAAACTAATTGAGATAAATAAACCAATATCCGCTGAAGAATTTGCTTCATTAATGAAGTTGAGTAAAACTACAATCGAGAATAGTCTAAAGAAGTTGATTGAGTTAGGATTAGTTGTTAGAACCAAGATTGCTGATGATACTAAAAGAATAGGAAGACCAAAATATGTTTATAGCGTCATACAAGACGTAAGGAACAAAATAAAACAAGATCTTAAAAACTGTGCCACAAGAATCTTATCAACAGCTTCCGGTTAGTTCCACTTTTTTATTGGGCTTATCCATTGACGATTTTTCCTTTTTAATATGCATCGAAAATATACCATTAGCTTGCTTATCTTCTAGTACTTGGCAATTCATCAACTTCATCGCCTCTAGAATCATTTCCCTGCATTTTGGATCCTTATATCTTATTTTTAGCTCTCCACTATCCATTTTCATTAACTTTGCAACTACCTTCATAAAGGGTTCGGGACATTCTAATGAAGTTAGGTCTAGTTCTTCGACCATGATAAGTAGAGTTAAACGTTATAAATATAAAAATTTATTTCTTAACTACAATGAAAGTTATCTGCCCAGTTTGTAATAGATTATTTGAGGCTGAGTGCACACCATATAAACAAGAGTATAATAAGATCACGTATTATTTTGATACGGAAATATGTATGCTAGCCTTCATGAAAGAGCCAGATAGATTTGTATATAATTGTAAAAGTGAAAAATAATTAAAAACATCTTATTTCTTTAATTCCTGCGGTATTACGGACGAGAATATATCAGCACAGTATTTGAAGTCACTAGAGATTTTTTCAGATATCTTATCGGGATCCATCGGCTTATAAATATACCTAGGTCTTCCACCCTTAGATGAAGAATCCTTCACTCTCTCCACGAAGCCCAGTGACACAAGTTTATTTACTGATCTGTTTATGGATGCTTTGCTTAAATGGAGCATTTCTGCTAGCTGATCTTCAGTCTTTGCACCACTGTTTAGTAAAGTCTTTAGAACTTGGAAGTCTGTATCTGAGATATCATAGCAAAAACTTAATGCATCTACTAATCCTACTTCCTTCCCAGATGGAAGTCTTACTCTTATATTCTCTACTTGCATATGAATATATCAGTAAAAACGTATATATAAATCTTTCCTTATTTTAGCAAAAAAAGTTAACGTGATTTTTGCAAAACTAACCCCATACACCTTTATTTATATCATCTATTTTAGTAGCTAAAGCTATTTGAAAATATCTAAAGACTTCTATAACAAACTTAATACTGTTCTCGTCATCTAACTGCTGGATTTTATTAATTAGATCACTTATAAATCTACTCATATCATTGTAAGTAGACTTCTCCATCTCATATTGGTTTAAATCTAAAATTTTCCTAATTTCTTCTTTACTTTTAGCTTGTTTTAGCCTCTCATACATCTTTAATACCACACCTTTACCTTCCTTTCCAAATAGAGCATCTTGAGGATTTCTTAACCATCTAGCATAGGTGCTAGCAATTTTCTTAGCTTCATTCTCAATTGACATAACAAAACATATGTTTACGAAAATAAAAACTTAATTGTGTCATTTCTAAATTTATTAAACAATTATTACTGCAAGATCTTTAACCTTTTAAGCGAAAAATAAGCCTTCAATAAATCTTCAGAATAAATAAAAGGTGAATATTTCGAACAATCCCTATTTCTCTTCACGCATACTATTTTAATTCTAGAATCATAAAATCTAGCCGATAACAGATCTAATGGAGAAGAGCAGATAGTAACAACATCTAAGGGATCCCATTTCGTTAGACTAAATAATAATTTATATGGTTCAGGGGATGGCTTAGTTTTTCCTTGATTATAAATCACATACTTAGGTTCTAAACGGATACGAGATATAACATCTTCTGTAGTAAACTTATCATAGGGGGAAAGAATAGCCATATCATAAATTGACAAATACTTATTAACCTCTGACCAATCCTTATTTACGCTATAAGAAACTGGCAAGGTCGATAAGCTCATACCTTTATACTGATTGTATAGATGATCTGTTAAATCTATGTCTAAAATAACACCGTCCAACCAAATAGCTAGATTTACCATTAATAAAGTTTGATTAAATAAAGTTTATAAGCTTAAATATATTTAAAAATAATTATGAAGGTTCTAGGTTTCAATTTCCCAGATGATCTATTATACGATACAGAGAAGCACGTCTGGATTAGGATCGAGAACGATAATGTTATAAGTATAGGTATAACGGATCTAGGTCAATATATGGCGGGAAAGATATTTCAAGTAACTGTGAAGAATAAAGGCGAAAAGATTAGTAGCAGAACTATAATATTTTCCTTGGAAAGCGCTAAATGGGTAGGGAAAATTAGATTGCCAATAGAAGGAGAAGTACTTGACGTTAATGATAAGGTAATAAAGGATCCCTCATTACTTAACCAAAGCCCTTATGATAATTGGATAGTTAAAGTAAAGGTAGATGATGTATCTACGGTTAAAAACAAGTTCAAAACAATAAATGAAGCATACAAACAGTTCGAAGAAGAGGCTAAGAGAATTGCCAGATGATAAAGATAAGTTACTTAAAGCATTAGATAAATTTGATAGATTTCACATATATCTCGCAGGCATAAGGGAAAACTGCCTATTACTAGTGTCAGATGTTGAATTGCCTAAGGAGATAGAAGTAGATGGGCAAGTATTTACAATACTTCATTATAAGCCTGAGGAGTATTTACAAGAGGTGATAAAGAGAGAGGAGGAATTGTTTAGACGATATAAAGTCTACTATTTTGTGAAATCTTACATGAGAAGAATTTTAGATACGTTAGCATATGCAGAAGTAGAGAGGATGAGCTTGGATAATGACACTTTTAATCCCTAGACCAATTATTTTTTAATGATGAGTAAAACACTAGGGAGATTAATGATATCAAACCAACAAAAATCCACAGATATGTATAAGAGAATATTTCAATAAATAATGGAGACACTAAAGAAGCCAATATTCCGCTTGATTGCCAAAATAAGTTTGATATACCGGTTACACTACCTGACTTCTCCTTACCCCCTTCCAAAGCTAATATAGTAGAGTTAGCTGGTGTTATCATGAACCTGAAGAATCCTATACATATGGCAATCAATCCAAGGTAAATTATGTTAAACGTTATAGAAATCATTACTATAGAGAAGCTATAAAATATGATAGAAAATACTACTGTCTTCTTAAGACCTATTTTATTTATTAAGTATCCAGATAAAATAGTAGATAAAATTCCTGCTAATGCCGTAAATGAGTATACTAATCCTGACAGATAAGCGTTTCTTATAACATCTAACAAATACTTGTAAAGATATAATACAAGAATCCAATATGAGAGGAAGAATAAAAATCCACCTATTGCGATAAAAATTATACTCTTATTAGATATTAGCGTTTTAATCTCTATTCTTTGCGAGTGGACTTTTATAGAAGGCAAAAAGAATGCTGATAGGATAGCCAGAGTAATCGATAATATAGCTATAAAGTAAAAAGGGGTTCCCCAACTAAATCTTAAAGCTAAGAAAGTGATTATAATGCCAGATGCTACAATCGATGTAGGCCATGCCAGACTATATATGCTCATAGCAAGAGGCAAATCTTTACCGGAAAAGGTATTGCTCAAAATTTTGATCGTTATTGGATAAATCCATCCTGAGGAAAAACCCATGAAGAAACTTGTTATATATTCAATCATAAGAGAGACATAATAAGCTGAGACTACAGATGTTATTGTAATTCCAACTAAGGAGAGGACTATCAGCGACTTAGCTGATAAATAGTCTGACAGTATTCCAGCCGGTAATTGAGCTAGAATATATCCCGTGAAGAATAGGGCAAAAATTATGCTATTCGAAATTAGTGAGGATTTGAACGGAGAGAGCGGTGCAATTATTGACCAAGAGACTCTAGAAAAGTATGATAAAAAGAAAGATGTAGATGATAAGAGTATGATTGTCTTACCTTTCATAATCTTAGATATAACATTTAAACAAAAATAGATAACTATACATAGTGAGGAAGAGGTAAGATGAATTGAATTTTTACTAATTATAAATTAATATATGAATAACATTTGTACATATTTGTGTGTAAATGTATATGTGAATATATATGGCTTTTTTAAGCAACTAAGTTAAATCTATAGATGGTGGAAACAAAAATGGCGGAAAAAGTCAGGTTCCCTGATGGGAGAGAAGTAGAGGTAGACGACTTTATAGCTTTCATGTATGGACTCTCCAAGAGCGACATAGAAGTTCTACACGTGTTATTAGCTAATGGCAAAATGACAACTGATGAGCTGGCTGAGAAATTAAATGTAACAAAAGCTTCGATAAGCAAAGCACTAAATAATTTATTAGACAAGGGATTAATTGAGAGAGAGAAAGCTATTAGTGATAAAGAGGAAAAGAAAGGCAGACCAAACTACATCTATTGGGTAGAAAAGGAAAGATTATACAGAAAACTAGAATCAGATCTAGAAAAATTAGCCGGTGCGATGAAACAAACCTTGCAGAAGACTGCAGCATTAGAAATAGTAATTTAAAATTTTTCTAAAAATAACGCCTTTATTGAACTTCTTTAAATTAAATATGTACCTTTTATGACGTTTACTGTTGAGTATTCTGATTTTCCGTTTTCTCTTCTGACTTCTCTTCAGTCTGCTTTTTCTCCTCTTTTTTAGTTTCTTTCTTTGGCTTCTTAATCCTCTCTACACCTATTTCAAAGAAATATTTGACGCCATTTCCCTCACATTGCTTCGTGATCAAATTCTCTGACCTATTTAAAGGTGTACATTTAACGTCAGCTTCTTTAACTAATTCATCAATAAATTTCCTCGCATTAATTAATTCTCTGAAGTTCCTTTCTATTGTTATAGTATCTTTACCAGTTCTCTCAACTTTTGCCTTCAAATGATATTTCACGACTTTCATGGTAAAAGATGAATTCGTATAAGCTTATAAATCTGATTTCCTATATTGTTCTGTGCTACCAGTTATCACTACAAGTGGGATTGTATCTCTAGTTGTAGCATTTCTATTAGGACTACTAATAGGTCTTCTAGTAAGAAAAGTTATAGCAGTAGGTCTTATACTACTAGCAATAGTACTTATCCTCTTAGCTGTTGGATACATAACACCAAACCAAATTGTTACATTCCTACATAGCGTAAGTAGCCAATTGCCATCTATCTTATCAAAGGCAAACGCATTGAAAGGAATAATTCCCTACGATTCACTAGTATTCATAATTGGCTTCGTAATAGGTATAATAAAAGGATGACTACTTTAGAATATTAATAATATCTTGAAGTTTTTGCCTTAATTCGTCAATCTCCTTTTTTAGCATCTCGTTCTCTTGAACTATTCCTTTATACCTTTTTTCACACTCCTCCTCTGGAATATATCTTGTAATCCTTACGTTAGTAAAAGTGAGTTTATTAGCTTGTTCGTCGTATTCAGCATCAACCAGTATTCTAATAACGTCGAGCTTACCTAGCCTCATTTCTTCAACGATTTTATGATATAATTGTTTATTTAACTCACTTACATCCCTAACAATAACATCTTTCGGAGCTACTCTACTGAATGCTACTAAAGCAACTCTTCTTAACTTATCAGCATATCTCGCAGCTATAATTAGCCCGGTACTTAATTCAAACTTGTTTTTACCTAAAGCTGAAATCCTGCTCTGAGTATGTTCATATTCTTCCGCTCTCTCAATATCACGATTAAAATCTTCTGTCATACATTTACTATTTATAGTAATTAGAAATATAAACCTTTCACATATTCTTTACGTTTTCAAAAACATGCCATTCAGAAAGAGAGCCATTGAGATAAATGTGATGGATACTCAGTTCCTCCACGCGTTAAAAAGGCTTGCCCTCTTTTATCAAGTTTTAAATAATTTCTCATGGGAATTCACGTAAAATTTAGACTATATCCCTAATAACATCGACAATGATAAAACTTTAAGAATAGAGTTTTTAATAATTATCCAAACTAAGAGAGCTTTTAAAACATCATGTGTATTTTGCCTTAAATATTCATTATAACCTTAAGACGATGTTACTGTAACTGATCCATCTTCATTTATATCAACTTTTTTGATATTCTTATTCTCCTGCAGCAGTTTAGACGGCTTAACACAACTAATACCCAGTTCGTTACATATTCCCTCAACTATTTTGTCTAAACTCCATAATGATAAGGGCGATTTAAGTTTTCTAATGAGTACTATGTCAGAAAGTTCATTGCATATGTTGATGGAAAGTCTTGTGCATGTTTCCTTAATTTCCTCTATTTTAATTGGTATATTGCCATTTGACTCACAAGATTTCCACTGAACTAAATTCCTTAATGCTCTAAATGAGTTTTCCACCGTAGAAATCTCGTCTCGACGTATAAAAGCTGTTATCGACAGAGACAAGAAGGGAAGAATTGCCTTTCTTATCCTTTCACAAGTGAACTTTGAAAGATTAAATCTTATATTAAATGGAAACTCTCCACATATAACATTTGAGTCGTAAAGAGCATAATAACATATTGGGTCTCCTTCTTCGCATATTCGCTTGAAATTGTACTCAGATAATACTATAGGAGAATATCCGAAACTAGCTAACTCGACTAAAACGCTTTTATCGTTTGAAAGAGCCAAAATATTAATATCAGATATTCCTTCGACAAAATCCTCTTCCCTAGTATAAGAGCCGAAGAATGCTAGAACCTTAACCTTCTTACAAATTTCTAATAATTCACTCACAAAAATCTCCTTAGACGGAAAATTATTATAATTACTGCTAAGCATCAGATGGTTTAAAACTTAAACTAAGAGGAGAAGCTTTACAGAATAAGAAATCTTTACCATTTATGACAGGAAGGAAGTCAGTATATCGCTAGTCAAAAATTTTTAAAATCTATTAAAAATACTGGAATAATGTTTGTTTTCAGAAGTTTCATAAGCATCTCGTAGATTAGGTTTTTTAAAGCGGAAGATAAATATTAAAACATGCCAAGTAAGTTTTTATATAAGAATACTGAATTATACTACTATCCTCTAAAAGAATTGGAGGAAAAAGGATATAAGATTAGCGATCTACCTTATTCAATAAGAATATTAATAGAGAACGTTTACAGAAATCTAGACGGAAACAAGATAACTCAAGAAGATTTAGATGCAATAGCTAATTGGAAAGTAGGAAAAGAATTCGCCTTTATGCCTACTAGAGTTGTGATGCAAGATTACACTGGAGTTCCCTTGTTAGTTGATTTAGCAGCTATGAGGGATATAGTCAGAAAAATAGGAAAAGATCCAAAGATTATAAATCCCGTAATACCTGCTGACTTAGTTATAGATCACTCAATCCAAGTGGACTACTTTGGAACGATTTATTCATTAGATTTTAACATGAAGAAAGAATTCGAGAGAAACTATGAAAGATATCAATTTCTAAAGTGGGCACAAGGCTCTTTTAGAAATTTAAGAATTGTCCCACCTGGAAAAGGTATAATCCATCAAGTGAATTTAGAGTATCTAAGTACGGTAGTCACTAAGTCTGAGGTCAAAGGCGTTTTAACGGCATATCCAGAGGTAATTATAGGAACAGATTCTCACACTACTATGATAGAGGGTTTAGGAATCTTAGGTTGGGGAGTAGGAGGATTAGAAGCAGAATCTGTTCTCCTAGGCGAGCCATATTACATGAACGTACCAGAAGTAATCGGAGTGAGATTAACTGGTGAGATTCAAGAAGGAGTTACTCCGACAGACGTCGTATTGTATATTACGGAATTACTTAGAAAGAAGAATGTTGTAAATAAGTTTGTAGAGTTCTTTGGACCATCATTATCACTTCTATCAGTACCTGATAGAGCAACAATAGCAAACATGGCTCCAGAGTACGGAGCTACTGCAGCTTACTTCCCCATAGATGATGAAACCATAAAGTATCTAAAATTAACTAATAGAGATGGTGATTTCGTTAAAACATATGCCGAATTACAAGGATTATTTTACAATAACATGTTAAAAGTTAGATATTCTGATGTTGTTGAAGTAGATTTAAGTAAAATTGAACCTTCAATAGCAGGACCGAGAAACCCAGATGAGAGAATAGCATTGAAAGATGCTCCTAACAAGTTGAAAGTTAAAGAAAAGAAGAAAGGTAGGTTCATAGAAGACAATAATGTAGTATTAGCCGCTATAACGAGCTGTACAAATACTTCAAATCCTACTGTCATGTTAGGAGCTGGAATCTTAGCTAAAAAGGCTGTAGAGCTTGGGTTAAGAGTTCCTTCGTACGTAAAGACAAGTACTGCCCCAGGCTCTCCGATTGTTGCAGAATATTTAAAGGAGACTGGATTGTTACCATACTTAGAGGCTTTAGGCTTTCACATTGTAGGATTTGGATGTACTACTTGCATAGGAAACGCTGGACCATTACCTAAGCACATTGAAGACGATATCAAAAACAATGGAATAGAGGCTTATTCAGTGATCAGCGGGAATAGAAACTTTGAAGGGAGAATAAATCCACTATTAAAAGGAACTTTCCTAGCCTCACCAATCCTAGTAGTTGCTTATGCTTTAGCTGGAAGAATTGATATTGACTTCTATAACGAGCCAATAGGCTATGATCCAAATGGCAAACCAGTTTATTTAAGGGATATTTGGCCAACTATGAAGGAAATTAAGACTTACATGAATTTAGCCTTAAACCCAGAAATTTATAAGAAAAGATCTAACATATTTGAAGGAAATGAGTTATGGAACTCACTAAAGGCTCCACAAGGAGATGTTTATAATTGGGATGAGAAATCAACATATATTAGATTACCACCATGGTTCGCTGAAAAGGAAGAAGAATTGAATGATGTGATTAACGCTAGGATTCTTCTCCTTCTAGGAGATAAAGTAACTACAGACCACATTTCACCAGCAGGTCCTATAACGCCAGATTCTCCAGCTGGACAATACCTTAAATCATTAGGGGCTTCTGAGTTAAACACCTATGGTGCTAGAAGGGGAAATCATGAGGTAATGCTAAGAGGAGGGTTCTTTAACCCAAAGCTTAAGAACCTATTAGTAGATAAAGAAGGAGGTTATACAAAGCATTTACCTGAAGGTAAAGTAATGAGTGTATATGAGGCAGCAATGCAATATAAGAAAGAGGGAGTACCACTGGTAATTGTAGCAGGTAAACAATATGGAAGCGGGAGTTCAAGAGATTGGGCTGCAAAGGTTACTAAGCTTTTAGGCGTTAAAGCAGTATTAGCGGAGAGCTTTGAGAGAATACACAGAAGTAATCTAGTTTCTATGGGAGTTATACCAATTGAGATTCAAGATTGGAGAAAGCTTGGAATAAAGGGAGATGAGACTGTAAATATATACGGATTAAAAGATCTAACTCCGAAGAAGGAAGTCACTATTGAATTTATAAGAGATAATGGAGAAAAAATTGCTATAAAAGGTTTAGTGAGAGTTGATAATAACGCTGAATTATCTTATGTAAAGGAAGGAGGAATATTAAATTATGTGCTCAAAAGATTTTTAGAACATGATGAAAAGAGTTAGAATAAGAGGAATTTACTCTACTGCACTTACAGAAATTTTTTCATCACTTTTTTCCGTAGTGCAACAATCTTTTGAAATAGCTGAAAGGTTCATGCAAGAGATAAGAGAAGAACCAGCTGATATAACGATTAAAGATGGAGAGGATAAAGGAACGCTAATCATTATGAGTGATGACGATATCTATGAGGATATAGCTAATGTTTTCAAGAATTCGTTCATATGGAGGAGTCCAGTAAAATTGTATTCTGTCATAGAACCAAAAGAAGACTGCACTTACTTGGAATTTAAGGTCGAACCTTGTATCAATAAAGGTTTGGTCGTGAAAGTCCCGTACGGAGATAATAAGATTGGATTAAGTGAACCAAAGGTAGTTAGTAAGTATGCAATGTTATGGAGAGGAAAAGGTTATACAGTGTTTTCTGAGCACATAAGAGAAGACGAGGATAGGATTAGACTTTTACAGCTAAGTAAAAACCTTAATAAAAAAGGATATAACGTGAAGTGGAGGAGCAATGCTAGATTTGCAAACTTAGCTGAATTGAAAAATGATTTAGACAACTTATTACTGAGATACAACTCAGAAAATTTCGGAAATCAAGGTGAAGAATTTTATATTGTAAATATTTCTTTGACAGATAAATTATATCTAGACGATGTAAGGAAAAGGATAGTAAATACTGTTAAATTTCATCACATGTTAAAACTAAGCTATGGAAAAGAAGTTGATATCGTAGAGGAAAATGGTGGTAGTTTAGCAAAACTATTGGATGGATTAGTTAGTGAGTTCTTAAACATTGAGCATATAAAGGCTGATGGGAAAGTGTTATATCTAACTGGAGGTAGAGTCCTAGAGAAAAACATTGGAGAAAATGAGTACGTAATAAAGCTTAAACGAGATCTCAAAGAAGGTGGAGTACTTGATGGTATTAACGAGAAAATCACAAAGGGAACTTATGATATAGTTGAATATGACTCTGAGAAGTGGTATCAAATACATCGATATTTTAATAGTGAAAATAAATTAATTGGAACATATGTAAACATCTCTACTCCACCCGAGTTACTTAGAGGAAAAATAAGGTATCTAGATCTGGAGATTGATGTTGTGATTAAGGGTTCTGAGATAATCGTATTGGATGAGGATGAGCTAGAAAAAAAGAGCAAATTCATGCCCTCTTCATTAGTGTCTAAAGCTAAAGAAGTTTTAAACAATATAGTTAAAATGGCTAAAGAAAATAAATTAACTTAATGTTTTTAAAGAGTATAAAAAGACTTCCAATGTTGACTATTTTTTAATTTTAGGATTTAGTAAGTAAAATAGATTTAAAAAATGATTAAATTCATCAATGGGCTTTCGGACAAGAGTGAATTGAATTTTTCTATCTATTTTATAAAATATAAAAATGTAGATATTTAGATAAATATATAAAATATTTTAATTATAAAGACTGAATTACTATAAACACATAATAATATCATGTAGTATCTTTTTACCATTATCTATGCAAATTTATTGACGGTCTCTATTAAAAAGTTTTTAATTATATAGCAAAATATATAATGATAGATCAGCTATTTGTTCAAAAAAATCAACGATAAAAAAGAAACTATTAAATATCATAAAGAAGTATATATAAATATGAAATTAAACGGAATTGATATCTCATCGATCATCAGTTCCCAAACAGCCTACGTAGCTACAACATACGAGTTCATAGAAATCTTCGCTGAAGACTTCCCTACGTATATCTCTTTAGATGTAAATGGAAGAATTATTAGAAAACTAATTGTACTTTCTAGGCCTAGAATCAATTTCAGTTTCTATCCAAATTATAAGTATATTATAGAGAAGAGTAATTTTAATGATAACTATTCCTTACAATCACTTAAAGATGCCGAAAAGATATTAATATATATCAAGGCTACGAGAAAAAGTATGGGAAACGAGAAAGTAATGCAACCAATTATTAACTTTTTAGGATTAAAGAATGATAAACCTTCTAAACTCCTAGTAGTGAACGATATTCCAATCGTTACAACAAATAGAAAAGAAGAATTGATTTCACAAACAATAGAATTTATAAAACAAGAATTAGGTCTTGACATTTCCACATTGCCTACTATTGTAAATGCATCAGATTATAGAGAAATTAGGAAGAGAGGAAAAGTGAAAATAGTTGACGTTGATTACTA includes:
- a CDS encoding DUF402 domain-containing protein produces the protein MMKRVRIRGIYSTALTEIFSSLFSVVQQSFEIAERFMQEIREEPADITIKDGEDKGTLIIMSDDDIYEDIANVFKNSFIWRSPVKLYSVIEPKEDCTYLEFKVEPCINKGLVVKVPYGDNKIGLSEPKVVSKYAMLWRGKGYTVFSEHIREDEDRIRLLQLSKNLNKKGYNVKWRSNARFANLAELKNDLDNLLLRYNSENFGNQGEEFYIVNISLTDKLYLDDVRKRIVNTVKFHHMLKLSYGKEVDIVEENGGSLAKLLDGLVSEFLNIEHIKADGKVLYLTGGRVLEKNIGENEYVIKLKRDLKEGGVLDGINEKITKGTYDIVEYDSEKWYQIHRYFNSENKLIGTYVNISTPPELLRGKIRYLDLEIDVVIKGSEIIVLDEDELEKKSKFMPSSLVSKAKEVLNNIVKMAKENKLT